From a region of the Candidatus Pantoea bituminis genome:
- a CDS encoding YgdI/YgdR family lipoprotein: MNMKSLSTVALLVISLGTLAGCAANQSIKTTDGRTIVTDGKPQIDNDTGLVSYKDAQTGKEEQINRNQISNMSELDN; the protein is encoded by the coding sequence ATGAATATGAAATCCCTTTCAACTGTTGCTTTATTGGTCATTTCTTTAGGTACGCTTGCTGGATGTGCTGCCAACCAATCAATTAAGACCACAGATGGACGCACAATCGTGACTGACGGCAAACCTCAGATCGATAACGATACCGGTTTAGTCTCTTACAAGGATGCACAGACTGGCAAAGAAGAGCAGATCAACCGCAATCAGATAAGCAATATGAGTGAACTTGATAACTAA
- a CDS encoding YgdI/YgdR family lipoprotein, translated as MKKFLILPLAAVLGMAALTGCTSTSYAIHTNDGRTIISDGKPAESDAGLLAYTDANGVKQQINKTDVKSVSEVPK; from the coding sequence ATGAAAAAATTCCTGATTTTACCGCTGGCAGCAGTATTGGGTATGGCTGCATTGACGGGCTGCACCAGCACAAGTTATGCCATTCATACCAATGATGGCCGCACGATCATCAGTGACGGCAAACCTGCAGAATCAGATGCAGGTTTGCTGGCTTACACCGACGCTAACGGTGTTAAACAGCAGATTAATAAAACCGATGTAAAATCGGTTTCAGAAGTACCGAAGTAA